ATTGCAATCTGCTAAACTATATTATATCAAATGTTATTGTAGGGTGTCAAGATCCATTGTACCTGCAAGAGACTCTTCTTTGCTCGTGTTAAAAAACTTCAGGTGGGACAATGGAGGTTCATTGAGAATGTGTCCGTAACTCCTGCTGGTGGAAAGTACCGACCGACCAGTCATGCGTACAAGCTGACCATCATAATTAACTCTAATGTCACCAATTCCTCCCTGAAAAATGATGATGAATTTTTGTCATTAACCACTTTCCCAGAAATCATGAACGGAAGTCTTGATTCAAATTTTCTAATTGGTAACTCATAATATATTTCCTTATATATCTATGCTTCTGCTTATCTAAACTAATAATCCAAATTTCTATGTATGTTTGTAGATGTTATTGGTCAAGCAATAGATATTGGAGATATGCAGATTGTGCCAGTGCAAggtaaagaaacaaagaagctGGAACTTACTTTGACTGATACAGAGTAAGTTATGAACATTATATTAGacaaatagatattttaaatgtaCCCAAATcgtgttttaataatttatattttttcctctattatCAGGGATCACCAAATAGCATGTTGTCTTTGGGGTCGTTATGCTGAACAACTTTTATATACATACAAAGTTGGTCGAGTGAATAAAAATTTCCTCTGTTTACTGAGATTTGCTAAAATCAATGTTTACAAGGGTAAGATATCTACTAAACtattaataagtatatattttgattatgatTTTAATTCATTTCAATATTTTACTTTGTTTGTTGTAGGACAATTCCAGATAACAAATGCATTTGATACTTCAACCTTGGAGATAAATCCACCTGGATTTGATGTGCAAGATTATATCAGACTGTACGTTATACTATCATATtataatactttaaaaaaatatctacatAGATTACATCTTGTGTAAAGGTTGTATTACTATATAGGATGCCAAATAATGAGCTTGCTCTCATTACTGATGGTCATGAGGTTGTGAAACCCAAAGGAAACAAACGCCAGCCAGATCAGTGGTCAATTTACCCAGAGAGAACAATTTTGGATATCATAATGGCGACTGAggttcattttatatatttatctaaactttttttaaaaatctacaCAGTTAATAAAGCTAATGTTATTTGTGTAGATTGAAAAATGCATTGTTAAGGCAACAGTTTATGCAATAGACACAGACTGGGCATGGTATTATTTTGGTTGTGCTAAGTGCCACTATAAGAAGGTTACCGACATTACTAATAAGGATGTGGTGCCTGTGAAACATATGTGGTATTGTGATACATACCATCAGTCAGTCACCAATGTTGCACCTAGGTATGTTTCTTTAACTTTAATCTAAAATGTTTACAATCTATATGttgtaactaatttataaatttcgtATAGGTTCAAACTACATCTACTACTAAAGGATGACACTGGTGAAACTAAGGTGATGTTGCTTGATACTATTGCTGAACCTATTTTGGGAGTAAGTGCTGAAGTACTCTTAAATGGTTTTCTAGAAGAGGTATGTACAAGTTGTTATTTCACTTTTATATTATGGGTTGCATTTGTCGTTTTAAATGTTGTGTTTATTTCTATTTAGGTTGAGGATCCTGAAGACTTGTCTGACCAAGTTACTGCTCTGATTGGGAAGACTTTCAAATTTGGAGTCTATGTGAACAAAGACAATGTTGATTATGGATCCCATATATTTAACATTAGGAAGACTTGGTCTGCTGATGCAATAATAACTCGCGCGGACGATGAGGACACCGAAGATACATCGACCATAGTTTCCTCTGATCGTTCATCCGGACATGTTTGTAAAATTTGTGatgtttttatattgtataataAGCATATTTGTAATGGTTACCTTAAATATTctttatctgttttttttttgtactagGTATCTTTTGTCAGAATTGAAACTGAAGACAACACATGTTTATTTTCAACTTCACTGTCAAAACGAAAAGGAGGCATTAATGAAATTGATGACCTTTCTTCTACTTTAAAGAAACAATGCTCTAAGATAATCAAGGTGTAAAAGAACGCTGTGGAGAAGTGAAAGGCGTTGCTGTTATGGACTTTGTTGCATTTTAGCAAATCAAATAAAtgctttttgattttatttttctaggaTAGTGGTTCTTTTCAGTTTCTACGTATTATGTTGTTTTTTTCCTATCAATAAGAATGAGTTTTaataaaatgagtttaataaacTAATAAGTTTCATTGCTATGCTTTCATTTAACATATATTCAAGTTATGGAAAATATCCTATTTGTTTTTATAGATGTTTAACCTACAGCATTGTTGAATGTTAAGTTATCGCTTACTTGGCATATGTTGTAGTTGGAATACCTTTTGTTTACTCTATGACCATATGTTGCTTCAAGTTAAACACATA
This genomic stretch from Brassica napus cultivar Da-Ae chromosome C9, Da-Ae, whole genome shotgun sequence harbors:
- the LOC106355766 gene encoding uncharacterized protein LOC106355766 translates to MAMVTSDRITLLRLFAVHTWKVEVKVLHSWTQRSNYAGGDSLQFILADKTGVKIHCTCKRLFFARVKKLQVGQWRFIENVSVTPAGGKYRPTSHAYKLTIIINSNVTNSSLKNDDEFLSLTTFPEIMNGSLDSNFLIDVIGQAIDIGDMQIVPVQGQFQITNAFDTSTLEINPPGFDVQDYIRLMPNNELALITDGHEVVKPKGNKRQPDQWSIYPERTILDIIMATEIEKCIVKATVYAIDTDWAWYYFGCAKCHYKKVTDITNKDVVPVKHMWYCDTYHQSVTNVAPRFKLHLLLKDDTGETKVMLLDTIAEPILGVSAEVLLNGFLEEVEDPEDLSDQVTALIGKTFKFGVYVNKDNVDYGSHIFNIRKTWSADAIITRADDEDTEDTSTIVSSDRSSGHVSFVRIETEDNTCLFSTSLSKRKGGINEIDDLSSTLKKQCSKIIKV